One genomic segment of Chryseobacterium phocaeense includes these proteins:
- a CDS encoding fumarate hydratase, with the protein MDFRYQDPYPIQKDDTVYKKLTSDYVKVEQLGDREILTIDPKGLELLAEEAMADVSFMLRSSHLESLRRIIDDPEATDNDRFVAYNLLQNAAVAVEGALPSCQDTGTAIVMGKKGESVYTGVDDGEYLSKGIYNTYQKRNLRYSQVVPLTMFEEKNSGSNLPAQIDIYAKKGDYYEFLFLTKGGGSANKTFLYQKTKSLLNEKSLEEFVKERISDLGTAACPPYHLALVIGGTSAEANLAAVKKASAKYYDHLPKEGNEAGQAFRDLEWEAKVQKICQESAIGAQFGGKYLTHDVRVIRLPRHAASCPVGMGVSCSADRNIKGKITKEGIFLEQLEENPKRFLPDTPPHLEEAVEINLNKPMPEILAELSKYPIKTRLKLNGTLIVARDIAHAKIKEIIDSGKPMPEYFKNHPIYYAGPAKTPEGMASGSFGPTTAGRMDVYVDEFQSHGGSMIMLAKGNRSKDVTNACGKYGGFYLGSIGGPAAILAKDNIVSVDVVDFPELGMEAVRKIEVKDFPAFIITDDKGNDFFADLAH; encoded by the coding sequence ATGGATTTTAGATATCAGGATCCGTATCCGATCCAGAAAGATGATACGGTGTATAAAAAGTTGACCTCGGACTATGTGAAGGTTGAGCAGTTAGGCGACAGGGAAATTTTAACCATCGATCCAAAAGGACTTGAGCTGTTAGCTGAAGAGGCTATGGCAGACGTTTCTTTCATGCTCCGCTCTTCACATCTTGAAAGTCTCAGAAGAATTATCGACGATCCGGAAGCTACAGATAACGACAGATTTGTGGCCTACAACCTTCTTCAGAATGCTGCTGTGGCCGTTGAAGGAGCTCTTCCTTCCTGCCAGGACACCGGAACAGCCATTGTAATGGGAAAAAAAGGGGAAAGTGTTTACACAGGAGTAGATGACGGAGAATACCTGAGCAAAGGAATTTATAATACCTACCAGAAAAGAAACCTAAGATATTCACAGGTGGTTCCTCTGACCATGTTCGAAGAAAAGAATTCAGGATCAAATCTTCCGGCACAGATTGATATTTATGCCAAAAAAGGAGATTATTATGAATTTCTGTTTTTAACTAAAGGGGGAGGCTCAGCAAACAAAACATTCCTGTACCAAAAGACCAAATCATTACTGAACGAAAAATCTCTTGAAGAATTCGTTAAGGAAAGAATTTCAGACCTTGGAACGGCTGCATGCCCGCCTTATCACCTGGCTCTTGTCATCGGAGGAACTTCTGCCGAAGCCAACCTTGCTGCGGTGAAAAAGGCATCTGCAAAATACTACGATCATCTCCCGAAAGAAGGAAATGAGGCCGGACAGGCATTCAGAGACCTTGAATGGGAAGCGAAAGTGCAGAAAATCTGTCAGGAAAGCGCTATCGGAGCTCAGTTTGGAGGGAAATACCTAACCCATGATGTAAGAGTAATCAGGCTTCCGCGCCACGCAGCTTCATGTCCGGTGGGAATGGGCGTTTCCTGTTCTGCGGACAGAAATATCAAAGGAAAAATTACCAAAGAAGGTATCTTCCTTGAACAGCTGGAAGAAAACCCGAAAAGATTTTTACCGGATACACCGCCACATCTGGAAGAGGCTGTAGAAATTAATCTGAACAAGCCAATGCCTGAAATTTTAGCAGAATTGTCTAAATATCCGATCAAAACAAGATTAAAATTAAACGGAACACTGATCGTTGCCAGAGACATTGCCCATGCAAAAATCAAGGAGATCATCGACAGCGGTAAACCAATGCCGGAATATTTCAAAAATCACCCGATCTATTACGCAGGACCTGCAAAAACGCCGGAAGGAATGGCTTCAGGAAGCTTCGGACCTACTACAGCGGGAAGAATGGATGTGTATGTAGACGAATTCCAGAGCCATGGTGGAAGCATGATCATGCTGGCGAAAGGAAACAGAAGCAAAGACGTCACCAATGCATGCGGTAAGTACGGAGGCTTCTATCTGGGCTCCATCGGCGGACCGGCAGCTATTCTTGCCAAAGACAATATTGTTTCCGTAGATGTCGTAGATTTCCCGGAATTAGGAATGGAAGCCGTAAGAAAGATTGAAGTGAAAGACTTCCCGGCATTCATTATCACCGATGATAAAGGCAACGATTTCTTCGCAGATCTTGCGCACTAA
- the fumC gene encoding class II fumarate hydratase, whose amino-acid sequence MNYRIEKDTMGEVQVPADKFWGAQTERSRNNFKIGPEGSMPHEIIEAFAYLKKAAAYTNTDLGVLSAEKRDMIAKVCDEILEGKLNDQFPLVIWQTGSGTQSNMNINEVVSNRAHVNNGGTLGDKSEVHPNDDVNKSQSSNDTYPTAMHIAAYKKVVEVTIPAVEKLKNTIAAKAEAFKDIVKIGRTHLMDATPLTLGQEFSGYKAQLEYGLKALKNTLPHLSELALGGTAVGTGLNTPNGYDVKVAEYIAKFTNHPFVTAENKFEALAAHDAIVESHGALKQLAVSLFKIAQDIRLLASGPRSGIGEIHIPENEPGSSIMPGKVNPTQNEAMTMVCAQVLGNDTTISFAGTQGNYELNVFKPVMAYNFLQSAQLIADACISFNDHCAEGIEPNHDRIKELVDKSLMLVTALNTHIGYENAAKIAKTAHKNGTTLKEEAVNLGLLTAEQFDEWVKPEDMVGSLK is encoded by the coding sequence ATGAATTACAGAATCGAAAAGGACACGATGGGAGAAGTTCAGGTCCCTGCTGATAAGTTTTGGGGAGCCCAGACGGAACGTTCCAGAAATAATTTTAAGATCGGACCGGAAGGTTCTATGCCTCACGAAATCATTGAAGCTTTTGCCTATTTAAAGAAAGCCGCAGCGTATACCAACACGGATCTTGGAGTACTTTCCGCAGAAAAAAGGGATATGATCGCCAAGGTATGTGATGAAATCCTTGAAGGAAAACTTAACGACCAGTTTCCGCTGGTAATCTGGCAGACCGGATCAGGTACTCAATCCAATATGAACATCAACGAAGTGGTATCCAACAGGGCTCACGTGAACAATGGCGGGACTCTCGGGGATAAATCTGAAGTGCACCCGAATGATGATGTGAACAAATCCCAGTCTTCCAATGATACTTATCCGACTGCGATGCATATTGCGGCGTATAAAAAAGTAGTGGAAGTAACCATTCCGGCTGTTGAAAAGTTAAAAAATACGATTGCCGCAAAGGCAGAAGCTTTCAAAGATATTGTAAAGATCGGGAGAACCCACCTGATGGACGCCACTCCTTTGACCCTTGGACAGGAGTTTTCGGGTTACAAAGCCCAGCTTGAATACGGATTAAAAGCTTTAAAAAATACGCTTCCTCACCTTTCAGAACTGGCTTTGGGAGGAACTGCCGTAGGAACCGGACTTAACACTCCAAATGGCTATGATGTAAAGGTAGCGGAATATATTGCGAAGTTTACAAATCATCCATTCGTTACGGCGGAGAATAAATTTGAAGCCCTGGCTGCGCATGATGCCATTGTAGAATCCCACGGAGCACTAAAGCAGCTGGCTGTTTCTTTGTTTAAAATTGCACAGGATATCAGACTTTTAGCTTCCGGGCCACGTTCGGGAATCGGGGAAATTCATATTCCTGAAAATGAACCGGGATCTTCCATTATGCCGGGAAAAGTAAATCCTACGCAGAATGAAGCAATGACGATGGTTTGCGCCCAGGTTCTAGGAAATGACACGACGATTTCTTTTGCTGGAACGCAGGGAAATTATGAGCTGAACGTTTTCAAACCTGTGATGGCCTACAACTTCCTGCAGTCTGCCCAACTGATCGCAGATGCATGCATCTCCTTCAATGATCACTGTGCGGAAGGTATTGAACCGAATCATGATAGAATTAAGGAGCTTGTTGACAAGTCATTAATGCTTGTGACCGCTTTGAATACACATATCGGGTATGAAAATGCTGCTAAAATTGCAAAAACGGCTCACAAAAACGGAACTACCCTGAAAGAAGAAGCGGTAAACCTTGGACTTTTAACGGCTGAGCAGTTTGATGAGTGGGTAAAACCGGAAGATATGGTAGGAAGCCTGAAATAA